The following coding sequences are from one Nymphalis io chromosome 5, ilAglIoxx1.1, whole genome shotgun sequence window:
- the LOC126768836 gene encoding integrator complex subunit 12 translates to MSSIDFDPSIKLCLKYLHSSASDSTEQLRLTLDDMIRQTYGNSKTLGQVLPKKYLIEEKLESPSRSKHKNDKTLGITKTVAIPQQSPQQIQIPERENDDGSVMDGELAFDFLQEDLTCVVCRQIAVQAGNRLVECDACHALYHQDCHKPVISDNDMASGWQCASCLTSQGFASGFTNTISSPSKSPTRVSGSTTPVKISSSSSSSSPPSKVVTPNINIISADKRIQIMKKKAAKQHEKKKNK, encoded by the exons ATGTCTTCAATCGATTTTGACCCATCTATTAAGCTATGCTTAAAATATCTTCATTCAAGTGCATCCGATTCGACAGAACAATTACGCTTAACACTTGATGATATGATTCGACAGACCTATGGCAATTCGAAGACTCTTGGACAAGTTTTAcctaaaaaatatcttattgaaGAAAAACTTGAATCACCGTCACGATCCAAGCATAAGAATGACAAAACTTTAGGTATAACAAAGACAGTTGCTATACCGCAACAAAGCCCACAGCAAATACAAATTCCAGAAAGAGAAAACGACGATGGCTCGGTTATGGATGGAGAACTTGCTTTTGATTTCTTACAAGAAGATTTGACTTGTGTTGTTTGCCGACAAATTGCAGTGCAAGCAGGCAATCGCTTAGTAGAGTGTGATGCTTGCCATGCACTATATCACCAg GATTGCCATAAACCTGTGATAAGTGACAATGATATGGCATCTGGCTGGCAGTGTGCTTCATGTCTCACATCTCAAGGATTTGCCAGTGGATTTACTAACACTATATCATCACCGTCTAAATCCCCTACTCGAGTATCTGGATCTACAACTCCGGTGAAAATATCTTCTAGTAGTTCTTCATCATCTCCACCTTCAAAAGTTGTCACTcctaatatcaatataatatcagCTGATAAAAGAATACAGATTATGAAAAAAAAGGCAGCAAAACAACATGAAAAAAAgaagaacaaataa
- the LOC126768823 gene encoding uncharacterized protein LOC126768823, with amino-acid sequence MLRIYILLYILFANTAISKCNVQIGPEPWDYVNNINSIAIDENIPPDLKNKPQRKVQANNNIATGEWFYKRILTIVLKGGQIKKNDDGTIDILLQMKYNEERWNILDGYIKPNTVYSEDMYRRSMGYIEEAIIKPSISEKIVFAWSEYFQYYLTEYKVHIMWATSIVAGVMTIFWLWNHMSHKHLIILMIIGLYLYEVLISYKEAEKQELDRFITAVNMCKWYIWTTDCHVSPPDPLIFMKHMNPLKIGIRMFTTLVSEPMITICETMKIIIHGVTDGLWFPLNKIMYGILVVTFMILVVFLLIIIIFNYILNIPFKLSFLGIVSIGLKQRNRRMQNTIVNEPISTPRSDNGDRISGENLSKLLEVYTRALNTVTSSQIQQKNTSQNTNPSLTYNSKLTRSASTGRLPNYECEHFINNNTLQRYKQNGGGDAH; translated from the exons atgttaagaatatatattttactttatattttatttgctaatACGGcgataagcaagtgtaatgtgCAGATAGGTCCAGAACCATGGGACTATGTGAATAATATCAATTCAATTGCGATTGACGAGAATATACCACCTGATCTTAAAAATAAGCCACAAAGAAAAGTACAAGCCAACAATAACATAGCAACAGGTGAATGGTTTTATAAAAGGATATTAACTATTGTTTTAAAAGGAGGCCAAATAAAG AAAAATGATGATGGTACTATTGATATATTACTGCAGATGAAGTACAATGAAGAACGTTGGAATATTCTTGATGGCTATATCAAGCCTAATACCGTTTATTCTGAAGATATGTATAGACGTTCCATGGGATATATAGAGGAAGCTATAATTAAACCAAGTATCAGTGAGAAGATTGTCTTTGCATGGAGTGAATACTTTCAATACTATTTAACAGAATATAAG gtaCACATTATGTGGGCTACAAGTATTGTAGCAGGAGTCATGACAATATTTTGGTTATGGAACCATATGtcacataaacatttaataatattaatgattattggTCTTTATTTATACGAAGTGTTGATATCTTATAAG gAGGCTGAAAAACAAGAACTAGATAGATTTATAACAGCTGTCAACATGTGCAAGTGGTACATTTGGACAACGGACTGTCATGTGTCACCACCAGATCCTCTTATATTCATGAAACACATGAATCCACTAAAAATCGGCATCCGCATGTTCACCACACTGGTATCAGAACCCATGATAACAATTTGTGAaactatgaaaattataattcatggTGTTACTG ATGGATTATGGTTtccattgaataaaattatgtatggaATTTTGGTTGTAACTTTCATGATACTTGTGGTATTTTTGCTGATAatcataattttcaattatattctaAACATTCCATTCAAGTTAAGCTTTTTGGGTATTGTCAGTATTGGATTAAAACAACGTAATAGAAGAATGCAAAATACTATTGTCAATGAGCCTATTAGTACACCAAGAAGTGATAATGGTGATAGAATTAGTGGCGAAAATTTGTCGAAGCTCTTAGAAGTGTACACACGTGCCTTAAATACTGTTACCTCTTcacaaatacaacaaaaaaatacatcacaAAACACAAATCCATCTCTgacatataattcaaaattgacAAGATCAGCAAGCACAGGCCGATTGCCCAATTATGAATgtgaacattttattaataacaatactttACAAAGATATAAACAAAATGGAGGTGGAGATGCTCACtga
- the LOC126768839 gene encoding GTP-binding protein Di-Ras2 — protein sequence MPEQSNDYRVVVFGAGGVGKSSLVLRFVKGTFRESYIPTIEDTYRQVISSNKTICTLQITDTTGSHQFPAMQRLSISKGHAFILVYSVSSRQSLEELKPIWQTIKEIKGTELPNIPVMLAGNKCDESPEIREVSAAEGQAQAQTWGVSFMETSAKTNHNVTQLFQELLNMEKNRNVSLQVDGKGKKKKEKVVKEGGEASASGREKCLVM from the exons ATGCCAGAGCAAAGCAACGATTACCGTGTTGTTGTGTTTGGTGCTGGAGGTGTAGGAAAAAGTTCTCTAGTTCTGCGATTTGTTAAAGGCACATTCCGGGAATCCTACATACCCACCATAGAAGATACTTATAGACAA GTTATAAGCAGCAACAAAACAATTTGTACTCTCCAAATTACTGATACTACAGGATCTCACCAGTTTCCAGCCATGCAGAGATTATCCATAAGTAAG gGTCATGCATTCATTCTTGTTTATTCAGTCAGCAGTCGACAATCATTGGAAGAATTAAAGCCAATATGGCAgacaataaaagaaataaaaggtaCAGAGTTGCCAAATATTCCAGTGATGCTTGCTGGAAACAAATGTGACGAGAGTCCAGAGATACGAGAGGTTTCTGCTGCTGAGGGACAAGCACAGGCACAAACTTGGGGAGTTTCATTTATGGAAACTTCGGCTAAAACAAATCATAATGTTACTCAGCTTTTtcag gAACTTTTGAATATGGAAAAGAACAGAAATGTTTCATTACAAGTTGATGGTAAAGGAAAAAAGAAGAAGGAGAAGGTGGTTAAAGAAGGTGGTGAAGCATCTGCTAGTGGAAGAGAGAAATGCCTTGTCATGTAA
- the LOC126768810 gene encoding constitutive coactivator of PPAR-gamma-like protein 1 isoform X1, translating into MGIQDLQIFLENEGVGVDLFRVARTHPGGFRLVLDAEGCLDRLYGGYFSDWACGGQWARCVQFLTTLAQALAEHQVALCVCFNGAHPTPPALPHHWIQTQSTYRQRVNSVLRHIVTKGTPPPKVWWVPPTGLHSCLRTALRYLNIPIMVSSDDHCQEVVGLCREKTYAGLVGCSGEYLVFQPPRYFSSSQLKLTYRSSLETKEYMVHDLPKLLDVPQDRLCLMAALLGGVILSDQSLTDFYKRLGIAQKKQQVPPETLIKTVGQFVKDLPSSDIDAACIEIFGDLNDLRAAKLKQAVQYYLNGTKDGFLKYRTASGRRPKNNKKNQKPDLSPQSTSMDLDTSKLACESSEHEQKGLEDYKLATLNAFMNSGYDIEEHCHELSHSVAGLSLDGGDAASVKQLPVKPTDKIEKPTSKEPTTSAGKHIQSDDNCPPAPAEVLRTCAERHTRGLMHPQMLSILTHRQITLPVLMEDDNHREIPSIHHFFRPIRQNVYAILYNMHHHRFMAQKAKDEGTAIASTSNERPATVQVAEWIFSRVNPGKNPEIVPGIVLDWPVPTVQRLWFGTAQDDKCRRMRAFLSCMRSDTPLMLNTSYVPQHLLILATVLRFIMTSQIQILRRQELDAFLATAFSNDLMNALHLQEMTVQGMSSRGVQLGALVMAGAEAALLANDACGAPVPWLVAAPWLYFDGKLLQRNLHRAAHCKHLAQLCDNHLDTVVKVERMRKAILEGLEVEFAMPPLPLVGVVGEPLAWRGRGRGARLEIAGVVVGQWGGGSYPTHPRAPRYPQVSYVGYTPTPRNAYGSRSWRGGRGRGRGRGSAPLPRGATRIRRPRHHEPAKPATLSINGKTVRPGDMSPPADDGSPHEDSSQPENDGEGTQPQKTKTGKNIKKNLGKGKKKSSNHKTDVAQTLEANGPLDKNKVAELSHSSDQEHFGQGDAPVNN; encoded by the exons ATGGGCATTCAAgatctacaaatatttttagaaaacgaGGGTGTAGGTGTTGACTTGTTTCGAGTCGCTAGAACACATCCTGGTGGTTTTCGATTAGTACTAGACGCTGAAGGGTGCTTAGATCGTCTATATGGAGGATATTTTTCAG ATTGGGCATGTGGTGGACAATGGGCCCGCTGTGTTCAATTTCTCACAACTTTGGCCCAAGCATTAGCAGAGCATCAAGTGGCTTTATGTGTTTGCTTCAATGGAGCTCACCCCACACCTCCAGCGTTGCCACATCACTGGATCCAAACTCAATCAACATATAGACAAAGAGTAAActct GTGCTGCGACATATTGTAACAAAAGGCACCCCACCACCAAAAGTTTGGTGGGTTCCTCCGACAGGATTACATTCTTGCCTTAGAACAGCTTTACGATACCTCAACATCCCAATT atGGTATCATCTGATGATCATTGTCAAGAAGTGGTTGGGTTGTGCCGTGAGAAAACTTATGCTGGTCTGGTTGGTTGTTCTGGGGAATATTTAGTTTTTCAACCACCAAGATATTTTAGCTCATCTCAACTTAAACTTACTTACAGA TCCTCCTTAGAAACTAAAGAGTACATGGTCCATGATTTACCGAAGTTACTTGATGTACCCCAAGATAGACTTTGCCTTATGGCTGCTCTTCTTGGTGGAGTTATTTTATCAGATCAAAGTCTTACTGACTTTTATAAGCGCTTAGGAATTGCTCAAAAAAAG CAACAAGTTCCTCCAGAAACTCTTATCAAAACTGTTGGCCAATTTGTGAAGGATTTACCATCATCTGATATAGATGCTGCTTGCATTGAAATATTTGGTGACTTGAATGATCTTCGTGCTGCTAAATTAAAACAGGCTGTACAATATTATCTTAATGGTACCAAAGATGGATTCCTTAAATATAGAACTGCTTCTG GTCGTCGcccgaaaaataacaaaaaaaaccaaAAGCCAGACTTAAGTCCCCAGTCAACATCTATGGACCTCGACACTTCGAAATTGGCCTGCGAGTCTTCCGAGCATGAG CAAAAAGGCTTGGAAGATTACAAATTGGCTACACTTAATGCGTTCATGAATTCCGGCTATGACATCGAGGAACACTGTCACGAATTGAGCCACAGCGTCGCGGGGCTTTCGTTGGATGGCGGGGACGCGGCATCCGTCAAACAGCTACCCGTTAAACCTACTGACAAAATCGAGAAACCTACATCCAAAGAG CCGACAACAAGTGCTGGCAAGCACATTCAGAGCGATGACAACTGTCCGCCGGCGCCCGCTGAGGTGCTACGCACGTGCGCCGAGCGGCACACGCGAGGTCTCATGCATCCACAGATGCTTTCTATCCTCACACATCGTCAAATCACTCTGCCCGTTCTCATGGAAGATGATAATCATCGTGAAATACCTTCAATACACCATTTTTTCAGGCCAATAAGACAAAATGTATATGCTATCTTGTATAACATGCATCACCATAGGTTCATGGCCCAAAAAGCGAaag aTGAAGGCACTGCTATTGCATCAACCAGCAACGAACGTCCTGCCACTGTTCAAGTAGCAGAATGGATATTTTCTCGTGTGAATCCTGGAAAGAATCCAGAAATTGTGCCTGGAATTGTTCTTGATTGGCCAGTACCAACGGTACAGAGGCTTTGGTTTGG CACAGCACAAGATGATAAATGTCGTCGTATGCGTGCATTTCTTTCTTGCATGCGCTCCGACACTCCACTTATGCTAAATACCTCATATGTGCCACAGCATCTTCTTATTTTAGCCACTGTTTTGAG gtttaTCATGACATCGCAAATACAAATCTTAAGAAGACAGGAGTTAGACGCGTTTTTGGCTACAGCTTTTTCAAATGATCTCATGAATGCTCTCCACTTACAGGAAATGACG GTTCAAGGCATGAGCTCGCGTGGCGTGCAGCTGGGCGCTCTGGTGATGGCGGGTGCAGAGGCGGCTTTGCTGGCCAACGACGCTTGCGGTGCTCCCGTGCCATGGCTCGTTGCCGCTCCCTGGCTCTACTTTGACGGCAAGCTACTGCAGCGCAACCTGCACCGCGCGGCACACTGCAAACACTTGGCGCAGCTATGTGACAATCATCTCGACACTGTCGTCAAG GTGGAACGTATGCGCAAGGCTATTCTTGAAGGTCTAGAAGTGGAGTTTGCGATGCCACCCCTACCGCTAGTGGGCGTGGTGGGCGAACCGTTGGCGTGGCGCGGTCGTGGTCGCGGCGCACGGCTAGAGATCGCTGGTGTTGTCGTGGGGCAGTGGGGTGGCGGCTCCTACCCCACGCATCCGCGCGCGCCTCGTTACCCTCAG GTGAGCTACGTGGGATACACACCAACGCCTCGCAACGCATATGGTAGTCGCAGCTGGCGCGGCGGGCGAGGACGTGGACGCGGCCGTGGCTCCGCTCCCCTACCCCGCGGCGCCACGCGTATCCGTCGCCCGAGACACCATGAGCCGGCCAAGCCCGCTACGCTTAGCATCAACGG TAAAACTGTTAGGCCTGGTGATATGAGTCCTCCTGCTGATGATGGCAGTCCTCATGAAGATAGTTCCCAGCCAGAAAATGACGGTGAAG gAACTCAACCACAGAAAACAAAGActggaaaaaatattaagaagaaTTTaggaaaaggaaaaaaaaagagCTCTAACCACAAGACTGATGTAGCTCAGACATTGGAAGCCAATGGACCACTAGATAAGAACAAG GTGGCGGAACTTAGTCATAGTTCTGATCAAGAGCACTTTGGACAAGGTGATGCACCAGTTAATAACTAA
- the LOC126768810 gene encoding constitutive coactivator of PPAR-gamma-like protein 1 isoform X2: MGIQDLQIFLENEGVGVDLFRVARTHPGGFRLVLDAEGCLDRLYGGYFSDWACGGQWARCVQFLTTLAQALAEHQVALCVCFNGAHPTPPALPHHWIQTQSTYRQRVNSVLRHIVTKGTPPPKVWWVPPTGLHSCLRTALRYLNIPIMVSSDDHCQEVVGLCREKTYAGLVGCSGEYLVFQPPRYFSSSQLKLTYRSSLETKEYMVHDLPKLLDVPQDRLCLMAALLGGVILSDQSLTDFYKRLGIAQKKQQVPPETLIKTVGQFVKDLPSSDIDAACIEIFGDLNDLRAAKLKQAVQYYLNGTKDGFLKYRTASGRRPKNNKKNQKPDLSPQSTSMDLDTSKLACESSEHEPTTSAGKHIQSDDNCPPAPAEVLRTCAERHTRGLMHPQMLSILTHRQITLPVLMEDDNHREIPSIHHFFRPIRQNVYAILYNMHHHRFMAQKAKDEGTAIASTSNERPATVQVAEWIFSRVNPGKNPEIVPGIVLDWPVPTVQRLWFGTAQDDKCRRMRAFLSCMRSDTPLMLNTSYVPQHLLILATVLRFIMTSQIQILRRQELDAFLATAFSNDLMNALHLQEMTVQGMSSRGVQLGALVMAGAEAALLANDACGAPVPWLVAAPWLYFDGKLLQRNLHRAAHCKHLAQLCDNHLDTVVKVERMRKAILEGLEVEFAMPPLPLVGVVGEPLAWRGRGRGARLEIAGVVVGQWGGGSYPTHPRAPRYPQVSYVGYTPTPRNAYGSRSWRGGRGRGRGRGSAPLPRGATRIRRPRHHEPAKPATLSINGKTVRPGDMSPPADDGSPHEDSSQPENDGEGTQPQKTKTGKNIKKNLGKGKKKSSNHKTDVAQTLEANGPLDKNKVAELSHSSDQEHFGQGDAPVNN, from the exons ATGGGCATTCAAgatctacaaatatttttagaaaacgaGGGTGTAGGTGTTGACTTGTTTCGAGTCGCTAGAACACATCCTGGTGGTTTTCGATTAGTACTAGACGCTGAAGGGTGCTTAGATCGTCTATATGGAGGATATTTTTCAG ATTGGGCATGTGGTGGACAATGGGCCCGCTGTGTTCAATTTCTCACAACTTTGGCCCAAGCATTAGCAGAGCATCAAGTGGCTTTATGTGTTTGCTTCAATGGAGCTCACCCCACACCTCCAGCGTTGCCACATCACTGGATCCAAACTCAATCAACATATAGACAAAGAGTAAActct GTGCTGCGACATATTGTAACAAAAGGCACCCCACCACCAAAAGTTTGGTGGGTTCCTCCGACAGGATTACATTCTTGCCTTAGAACAGCTTTACGATACCTCAACATCCCAATT atGGTATCATCTGATGATCATTGTCAAGAAGTGGTTGGGTTGTGCCGTGAGAAAACTTATGCTGGTCTGGTTGGTTGTTCTGGGGAATATTTAGTTTTTCAACCACCAAGATATTTTAGCTCATCTCAACTTAAACTTACTTACAGA TCCTCCTTAGAAACTAAAGAGTACATGGTCCATGATTTACCGAAGTTACTTGATGTACCCCAAGATAGACTTTGCCTTATGGCTGCTCTTCTTGGTGGAGTTATTTTATCAGATCAAAGTCTTACTGACTTTTATAAGCGCTTAGGAATTGCTCAAAAAAAG CAACAAGTTCCTCCAGAAACTCTTATCAAAACTGTTGGCCAATTTGTGAAGGATTTACCATCATCTGATATAGATGCTGCTTGCATTGAAATATTTGGTGACTTGAATGATCTTCGTGCTGCTAAATTAAAACAGGCTGTACAATATTATCTTAATGGTACCAAAGATGGATTCCTTAAATATAGAACTGCTTCTG GTCGTCGcccgaaaaataacaaaaaaaaccaaAAGCCAGACTTAAGTCCCCAGTCAACATCTATGGACCTCGACACTTCGAAATTGGCCTGCGAGTCTTCCGAGCATGAG CCGACAACAAGTGCTGGCAAGCACATTCAGAGCGATGACAACTGTCCGCCGGCGCCCGCTGAGGTGCTACGCACGTGCGCCGAGCGGCACACGCGAGGTCTCATGCATCCACAGATGCTTTCTATCCTCACACATCGTCAAATCACTCTGCCCGTTCTCATGGAAGATGATAATCATCGTGAAATACCTTCAATACACCATTTTTTCAGGCCAATAAGACAAAATGTATATGCTATCTTGTATAACATGCATCACCATAGGTTCATGGCCCAAAAAGCGAaag aTGAAGGCACTGCTATTGCATCAACCAGCAACGAACGTCCTGCCACTGTTCAAGTAGCAGAATGGATATTTTCTCGTGTGAATCCTGGAAAGAATCCAGAAATTGTGCCTGGAATTGTTCTTGATTGGCCAGTACCAACGGTACAGAGGCTTTGGTTTGG CACAGCACAAGATGATAAATGTCGTCGTATGCGTGCATTTCTTTCTTGCATGCGCTCCGACACTCCACTTATGCTAAATACCTCATATGTGCCACAGCATCTTCTTATTTTAGCCACTGTTTTGAG gtttaTCATGACATCGCAAATACAAATCTTAAGAAGACAGGAGTTAGACGCGTTTTTGGCTACAGCTTTTTCAAATGATCTCATGAATGCTCTCCACTTACAGGAAATGACG GTTCAAGGCATGAGCTCGCGTGGCGTGCAGCTGGGCGCTCTGGTGATGGCGGGTGCAGAGGCGGCTTTGCTGGCCAACGACGCTTGCGGTGCTCCCGTGCCATGGCTCGTTGCCGCTCCCTGGCTCTACTTTGACGGCAAGCTACTGCAGCGCAACCTGCACCGCGCGGCACACTGCAAACACTTGGCGCAGCTATGTGACAATCATCTCGACACTGTCGTCAAG GTGGAACGTATGCGCAAGGCTATTCTTGAAGGTCTAGAAGTGGAGTTTGCGATGCCACCCCTACCGCTAGTGGGCGTGGTGGGCGAACCGTTGGCGTGGCGCGGTCGTGGTCGCGGCGCACGGCTAGAGATCGCTGGTGTTGTCGTGGGGCAGTGGGGTGGCGGCTCCTACCCCACGCATCCGCGCGCGCCTCGTTACCCTCAG GTGAGCTACGTGGGATACACACCAACGCCTCGCAACGCATATGGTAGTCGCAGCTGGCGCGGCGGGCGAGGACGTGGACGCGGCCGTGGCTCCGCTCCCCTACCCCGCGGCGCCACGCGTATCCGTCGCCCGAGACACCATGAGCCGGCCAAGCCCGCTACGCTTAGCATCAACGG TAAAACTGTTAGGCCTGGTGATATGAGTCCTCCTGCTGATGATGGCAGTCCTCATGAAGATAGTTCCCAGCCAGAAAATGACGGTGAAG gAACTCAACCACAGAAAACAAAGActggaaaaaatattaagaagaaTTTaggaaaaggaaaaaaaaagagCTCTAACCACAAGACTGATGTAGCTCAGACATTGGAAGCCAATGGACCACTAGATAAGAACAAG GTGGCGGAACTTAGTCATAGTTCTGATCAAGAGCACTTTGGACAAGGTGATGCACCAGTTAATAACTAA
- the LOC126768832 gene encoding proteasome assembly chaperone 3 isoform X2, giving the protein MELLDVMKNLTIKHTGTESGQKLFKSIAADIDDVPTEIVIAEYTDKTLLIVSQYQKIGSLLTIQRDQVHNPLGIDNIYTTKVIFGAAGEEQQVAARYLAEAINITKPLCIFINLKSYDIETVKACKDIILDLKGEENV; this is encoded by the exons ATGGAACTATTAGatgttatgaaaaatttaacaataaaacatacaGGGACTGAGAGTGGACAAAAGTTATTCAAATCAATAGCGGCTGATATTGATGATGTTCCTACAGAAATTGTTATAGCAGAGTACACTgacaaaacattattaattgtgTCTCAGTATCAAAAAATTGGAAGTCTGTTAACCATTCAGAGAGATCAAGTGCACAATCCTTTAGGTATAgacaatatttatacaacaaaaGTTATTTTTGGTGCTGCAGGAGAGGAACAGCAGGTTGCTGCAAGATATCTAGCAGaagcaataaatataacaaaaccacTCTGCATCTTTATAAACTTAAAGTCATATGACATTGAGACTGTAAAAGCTTGCAAAGACATCATTTTGGATCTAAAGGGAGAAGAAA aTGTCTAA
- the LOC126768832 gene encoding GPN-loop GTPase 2 isoform X1, whose product MLNKFKTVNKFYGQLVLGPPGAGKTTYCSEMSKLLKSIGRKVVLVNLDPANDCISYKPEIDIRKFIVLEDVMDQHNLGPNGALVYCIESLEKNLDWLLDQIKGENSTTYIFDLPGQVELYSHYDSLRNIFSKLATSLSLQLCVVHLIDSHHCSDAGKFISALILSLNAMLKIGLPHINLLTKVDLLKKHADKLEFSIDFYTEVLDLNYLLDSLDNEKFTNKYKKLNSALISIIEDYSLVSFQLVDMFKKESLLSVKNVVDKANGYVFKSEEGRHINSMLACAMGVSDKHESDFE is encoded by the coding sequence ATGTTAAACAAGTTCAAGACTGTTAATAAATTCTATGGACAATTGGTTCTTGGTCCACCTGGTGCAGGAAAAACAACATATTGCAGTGAGATGTCTAAGTTATTGAAAAGTATAGGAAGAAAAGTAGTTTTAGTAAACTTAGATCCAGCTAATGACTGCATTTCTTACAAACCTGAAATAGATATTAGAAAGTTTATAGTTCTTGAAGATGTTATGGATCAACATAATTTAGGTCCAAATGGAGCCTTAGTTTATTGTATAGAATCTTTAGAGAAAAATCTAGACTGGTTGTTAGACCAAATTAAAGGCGAAAATTCaactacttatatatttgaTCTTCCGGGTCAAGTGGAACTTTATAGCCATTATGACTCACTAAGaaacattttttcaaaattagCTACATCTTTATCTCTCCAGTTATGTGTTGTGCATTTAATTGACTCGCATCATTGTTCAGATGCTGGAAAATTTATATCAgctttaatattatcattaaatgcAATGTTGAAAATTGGCTTACCTCACATTAACTTGTTAACTAAAGTTGATTTACTTAAGAAACATGCTGATAAATTAGAATTTAGCATTGATTTTTACACAGAGGTATTAGATTTAAACTACCTGCTGGATAGCTTAGACAATgagaaatttacaaataaatataaaaagcttaaCAGTGCTTTAATATCTATTATTGAAGATTATAGTTTAGTTTCCTTTCAACTAGTAGATATGTTCAAAAAGGAAAgtttattaagtgtaaaaaatgtAGTAGATAAAGCTAATGGATATGTTTTTAAATCCGAAGAAGGTAGACATATTAACAGTATGCTGGCATGTGCTATGGGCGTAAGTGATAAACATGAAAGTGACTTTGAATAA